A stretch of the Flavobacterium aquiphilum genome encodes the following:
- the murC gene encoding UDP-N-acetylmuramate--L-alanine ligase, with product MNLNQIKNVYFIGIGGIGMSALARYFKAIGKQVSGYDKTPSILTGELIESGIDIHFEDNISLIPADYYVENTLVIITPAIPVKHSEWNYFLEREYQVKKRAEVLGIITKDTFCFAVAGTHGKTTTSSILGHILYESGADVTAFIGGIVENYDSNLIGTGKTVTVVEADEFDRSFLHLHPDIACVTSMDADHLDIYGTSTAIEASFVEFANKVEDKSNLFITNELPIQGVVCAVNEEAVFEAFNVRIESSSYVFDVKTPNGIIKDLRFGLPGKHNLMNALMASAMAITYGTPTSVIASALASFRGIRRRFSYQIKEDNLVYIDDYAHHPTEINAVHQAVRELYPGQKVLAIFQPHLFSRTRDFADNFAKSLSAFDEVFLMEIYPARELPMEGINSQWLMDKMTNDNKKIVSKEDLIPEILANDATVIVTIGAGDLGEMVPSIKKALYENL from the coding sequence ATGAATTTAAATCAAATTAAAAACGTCTATTTCATAGGAATCGGAGGTATCGGAATGAGTGCTTTGGCGCGTTATTTCAAGGCTATTGGAAAACAGGTTTCGGGTTATGACAAAACACCTTCTATACTTACTGGTGAATTGATAGAAAGTGGGATCGATATTCATTTTGAAGATAATATTAGTTTAATTCCAGCTGATTATTATGTCGAAAATACGTTGGTGATTATTACTCCTGCAATTCCTGTTAAGCATTCGGAATGGAATTATTTCCTCGAGAGAGAGTATCAAGTTAAAAAACGTGCTGAAGTTTTAGGTATTATTACCAAAGATACCTTTTGTTTCGCAGTTGCAGGGACACACGGTAAAACTACAACTTCGAGTATTTTGGGGCATATCTTGTATGAAAGCGGTGCTGATGTGACTGCTTTTATAGGCGGAATTGTTGAGAATTATGATTCTAACTTAATTGGGACCGGGAAAACAGTTACAGTAGTTGAAGCTGATGAGTTTGATCGTTCCTTTTTGCACCTGCATCCGGATATCGCTTGCGTTACGTCTATGGATGCTGATCATTTGGATATTTATGGAACCAGTACAGCAATTGAAGCATCATTTGTTGAATTTGCAAATAAAGTTGAAGATAAAAGCAACCTTTTTATAACCAACGAATTGCCAATTCAAGGAGTAGTTTGCGCGGTTAATGAAGAAGCAGTTTTTGAAGCTTTCAATGTAAGAATAGAGAGCAGTAGTTATGTTTTTGATGTTAAGACTCCAAACGGAATTATTAAAGATTTGCGTTTTGGATTACCAGGAAAACATAATTTAATGAATGCTCTGATGGCCTCGGCTATGGCAATAACATATGGCACCCCGACCAGTGTTATTGCCAGCGCTTTGGCATCTTTTAGAGGAATCAGAAGACGTTTTTCGTATCAGATTAAAGAAGATAATTTAGTATATATCGATGATTATGCTCATCATCCAACCGAAATTAATGCTGTTCATCAAGCTGTAAGGGAATTGTATCCTGGACAAAAGGTTTTAGCAATTTTTCAACCACATTTGTTCAGCAGAACAAGGGATTTTGCTGATAATTTTGCTAAAAGTTTATCAGCTTTTGATGAAGTGTTTTTAATGGAAATTTATCCGGCACGTGAATTGCCTATGGAAGGAATTAATTCACAATGGCTTATGGATAAAATGACAAACGATAATAAAAAAATTGTCAGTAAAGAAGATTTAATTCCTGAGATTTTGGCCAATGATGCCACAGTTATTGTAACTATTGGGGCAGGTGATTTGGGAGAAATGGTTCCGTCAATAAAAAAAGCATTATATGAAAATCTTTAA